A part of Novipirellula artificiosorum genomic DNA contains:
- a CDS encoding sulfatase-like hydrolase/transferase — translation MCLPRFIEATLTEFYVRTIFLPCFAILLSATSSLAAERPNVIVVFTDDHGYADLGCQEVFNDLKTPHLDALASGGIRMTDGYCTAPQCVPSRGGLISGQYQTKWGLESNPQFKDAAIMERFDQLQTVPERLKKAGYVTAMAGKWHLGEDNAEAIAKNGFDKVFFKHSNAPGHWNMNLQGEDIPPQVQKGGGYHLDLISSFAVAFINRFKDVPFFLYLAYRAPHVPLDAPQHYLDRFPGEMPERRRQALAMLSAVDDGVGRVVSTLNSPALRGSGLGCCGLLHRFHPRLPIDRLDFVPIEPLVQCFTKGALPREN, via the coding sequence ATGTGTTTGCCACGATTTATCGAAGCGACACTCACGGAGTTTTACGTGCGAACGATTTTTCTACCCTGTTTCGCGATCTTGCTGTCTGCGACTTCTTCGCTCGCGGCCGAGCGACCGAATGTGATCGTCGTCTTCACCGATGACCACGGTTACGCCGATCTCGGATGCCAAGAGGTGTTCAATGATCTCAAAACACCACACCTTGATGCACTGGCCAGCGGTGGTATTCGGATGACGGATGGTTATTGCACCGCACCGCAGTGCGTGCCGTCACGCGGCGGATTGATCAGCGGCCAGTATCAAACCAAGTGGGGTTTGGAATCAAATCCGCAATTCAAAGATGCGGCGATCATGGAGCGGTTTGATCAACTGCAGACCGTTCCCGAGCGTTTGAAGAAAGCGGGGTACGTCACCGCCATGGCGGGTAAGTGGCACTTAGGCGAAGACAACGCGGAAGCGATCGCGAAAAACGGATTCGACAAAGTCTTTTTCAAGCACAGCAATGCTCCCGGTCATTGGAACATGAACTTGCAAGGCGAGGATATTCCGCCGCAGGTGCAAAAAGGGGGCGGTTACCATTTGGATTTGATCTCTTCGTTCGCCGTTGCGTTCATCAACCGCTTCAAAGACGTTCCGTTCTTTCTCTATCTCGCCTACCGCGCTCCTCACGTTCCGCTCGATGCACCACAGCATTATCTGGATCGCTTTCCCGGCGAGATGCCGGAGCGACGACGCCAGGCGCTTGCGATGTTATCGGCCGTGGATGACGGGGTTGGACGCGTTGTGTCCACGCTGAATTCCCCGGCCCTTCGCGGCAGCGGATTGGGCTGCTGCGGCTTGCTTCACCGATTCCACCCACGGTTGCCCATAGATCGGCTCGATTTTGTTCCAATCGAACCGCTGGTACAGTGCTTTACGAAGGGAGCTTTGCCCCGAGAAAATTGA
- a CDS encoding glycosyl hydrolase, with product MHKTRFVIQIRMVILTAVGWLSLCSLVAADQPELSDKFREPPASARPRTWMHAMSGNMSKAGLTKDLEAMADAGIGGIILFNVTHTIPKGNVIFHSDRHTELTCHAARECERLGLSFGMHNCDGWTSSGGPWVTPEISMKQVVHRMRVVKGGARVEFDLPQPTARHDFYRDIAVLAYPALASELADARVTRLVTSSDPQFDVALATDGRIDRRSKLDASPQRPGWVQFDFGRPHAIRSVFMNMEKAIAPKGDTWLETSDDGEDFRKIGELKLQRQGKREHGFDDVFPAGITARFFRVITEIPFEISEIELSATHRIGKPLARTSLYRLEDHRLPDIGASEPGMVIDPSAIIDLSEEMDDAGKLTTTLPPGDWTIMRFGYTVTGAVNSPASDEGRGLEVDKMNRAALDVHYDSYVGKVIRACKDIAPGALQYMEIDSYEVGGQNWTRGYEDQFQQAHGYELIPFLPLYAGRFVDSAETSDDVCWDIRRFNSKLMTDNYFGHFTERCHQDGLISYIEPYSFNAAFNELDAARHADIPMGEFWMHQRFQTETAVSGGRIYGKKVISSESFAANSDLNWKGHPGLMKLTGDRAWTLGINEFMFHRFAHQANTHVTPGMTMAIWGSHIDRTQTWWSNMGKAWLQYIARGSYLLRQGNPVSDLLVFVGDGASSSTVTRSSFKPAIPAAVNFDCISTHALVHRVKAKEGKSLLPDGTMYQMLVLHNTDTLSLSSLKKIADLSEQGVVVVGKRPQRMGGHAVNISAREEFARLCSEVWQRETTYEDYDWSRIYREQNLRFDLVIGERTDITYIHRRTTDADIYFFFNPDSSQRTFDCQFNVRGRIPEQWDPATGQIRKLGQFSQAQETTRVPVTLDPEGSAFIVFRESTEGVDPVVSMTGDIAPMCNVRLTREHRPELVASKNGMLSVEMRSGRRVNLVVKNIDEPIVVDGPWQVSFEQHYGYDATLVFPSLLDWKDHLSNEVKHYSGTATYQTSFSIEPEMIAPDHSLELDLGRVEVSAGVRVNGKEYGVLWKSPYRVDISDAIMPGENQLTVEVTNLWINRLVGDAKLPDTSGYDVRQPLMPDWYSNNQKPPDSQRLTFTTYPHVKASDSLVPSGLIGPVRLFTKKTNALD from the coding sequence ATGCACAAAACGCGATTCGTTATTCAAATCCGAATGGTGATTCTCACAGCCGTTGGCTGGCTGAGTCTGTGCAGTTTGGTTGCTGCCGACCAGCCTGAGTTGAGCGACAAGTTTCGTGAGCCGCCCGCCTCGGCACGTCCGCGAACATGGATGCATGCGATGAGCGGGAACATGAGCAAGGCCGGGCTGACCAAAGACTTGGAAGCCATGGCGGATGCAGGCATTGGCGGGATCATCCTGTTTAATGTCACGCACACGATTCCCAAGGGGAACGTGATCTTCCATTCCGACAGGCACACGGAGCTTACCTGTCACGCGGCCAGGGAATGCGAGCGTTTGGGACTGAGTTTTGGCATGCATAATTGCGATGGTTGGACGTCGAGTGGTGGGCCGTGGGTGACGCCTGAGATTTCGATGAAACAGGTGGTCCACCGCATGCGAGTTGTGAAGGGCGGAGCACGCGTTGAATTCGACTTGCCGCAGCCAACGGCTCGACATGACTTCTACCGTGACATTGCCGTGCTGGCCTACCCGGCTTTGGCTTCGGAGTTGGCCGATGCACGCGTCACTCGCCTCGTGACCAGTTCCGATCCGCAGTTCGACGTGGCGTTAGCCACCGACGGTCGGATCGACCGACGGAGCAAGCTCGACGCGTCGCCGCAACGCCCCGGCTGGGTGCAGTTTGACTTCGGTCGTCCGCATGCGATTCGTTCGGTCTTCATGAACATGGAAAAGGCGATCGCGCCCAAGGGTGACACTTGGCTGGAAACATCCGACGACGGCGAAGATTTCCGCAAGATCGGTGAACTCAAGCTCCAACGTCAAGGGAAACGCGAACATGGCTTTGACGATGTGTTTCCCGCTGGCATCACGGCACGTTTCTTTCGCGTCATCACGGAAATTCCGTTTGAGATTTCCGAGATCGAACTCAGCGCCACGCACCGCATAGGAAAACCGCTCGCTCGAACATCACTTTACCGTCTTGAAGACCACCGCCTGCCCGACATCGGTGCGTCTGAACCGGGCATGGTCATCGATCCGAGCGCGATCATCGATCTCAGTGAAGAGATGGATGATGCCGGCAAGCTCACCACGACGCTGCCGCCGGGTGATTGGACAATCATGCGTTTCGGCTACACGGTCACCGGTGCGGTCAACAGCCCTGCGTCCGACGAGGGACGCGGCTTGGAAGTGGACAAGATGAATCGTGCCGCTTTGGATGTCCATTACGACTCCTACGTGGGAAAGGTCATTCGAGCTTGCAAGGACATCGCTCCTGGCGCGCTGCAATACATGGAAATCGACAGCTACGAAGTGGGCGGACAGAACTGGACGCGGGGTTACGAAGATCAGTTCCAACAGGCCCACGGTTATGAGCTGATTCCTTTCCTGCCGCTGTACGCGGGACGCTTTGTCGACAGCGCCGAGACGTCCGACGATGTGTGTTGGGACATTCGTCGCTTCAACAGCAAGTTGATGACAGACAATTACTTTGGTCACTTCACGGAGCGGTGTCACCAAGACGGTTTGATCAGTTACATCGAGCCATACAGTTTTAACGCGGCCTTCAACGAGTTGGACGCTGCTCGCCATGCAGACATTCCGATGGGCGAGTTCTGGATGCATCAGCGTTTCCAAACCGAAACGGCCGTGTCCGGTGGTCGGATCTATGGCAAGAAAGTCATTTCGTCAGAATCCTTCGCAGCCAACTCTGACTTGAATTGGAAAGGCCATCCTGGCTTGATGAAACTGACGGGTGATCGGGCATGGACCTTGGGAATCAACGAGTTCATGTTCCATCGGTTTGCTCATCAGGCCAACACCCATGTGACGCCAGGCATGACGATGGCGATTTGGGGATCACACATTGATCGCACGCAAACCTGGTGGAGCAACATGGGCAAAGCGTGGCTTCAATACATCGCGCGGGGTTCGTATTTGCTACGACAGGGCAATCCGGTGTCCGACTTGTTGGTCTTTGTTGGCGACGGCGCGTCTAGCTCAACAGTAACGCGGAGTTCGTTCAAGCCCGCCATCCCGGCGGCGGTCAATTTTGATTGCATCAGTACGCATGCTCTGGTTCATCGCGTCAAGGCAAAGGAAGGAAAATCGCTGTTGCCGGACGGAACCATGTATCAAATGCTTGTCCTGCACAATACGGACACTCTTAGCCTCTCGTCTCTCAAGAAGATTGCCGACTTATCCGAGCAGGGGGTCGTTGTCGTCGGGAAGCGACCACAAAGAATGGGTGGGCACGCCGTCAATATTTCGGCTCGCGAGGAATTCGCTCGACTGTGTTCTGAAGTCTGGCAACGCGAAACGACCTACGAAGATTACGATTGGTCACGCATCTATCGCGAGCAGAACCTGCGTTTTGATTTGGTCATTGGCGAACGAACCGACATCACCTACATCCATCGCCGAACGACTGACGCCGATATTTACTTTTTCTTTAATCCCGACTCTTCGCAGCGAACATTCGATTGTCAGTTCAACGTCCGCGGAAGGATTCCCGAGCAGTGGGATCCCGCGACGGGACAGATTCGCAAGTTGGGGCAGTTTTCACAAGCACAAGAAACGACACGCGTTCCCGTGACTCTTGATCCGGAGGGCTCCGCTTTCATCGTCTTTCGAGAGAGCACTGAAGGCGTTGATCCAGTGGTCTCGATGACAGGGGACATTGCGCCGATGTGCAATGTTCGTCTGACTCGCGAGCATCGGCCTGAATTGGTTGCTTCCAAGAACGGAATGCTCTCCGTTGAAATGCGATCAGGTCGACGGGTCAATCTAGTCGTCAAGAATATCGACGAGCCGATTGTCGTAGACGGTCCTTGGCAGGTGAGCTTTGAACAGCATTACGGGTACGACGCCACCCTCGTCTTTCCTAGTTTGCTCGATTGGAAAGACCACCTTTCCAACGAAGTCAAGCATTACTCCGGCACTGCGACCTATCAAACAAGTTTTTCGATTGAGCCTGAAATGATTGCTCCAGATCATTCGTTGGAGCTCGATTTGGGTCGAGTGGAAGTGTCCGCGGGAGTTCGCGTCAACGGTAAAGAATACGGTGTACTGTGGAAATCGCCTTATCGCGTCGACATCAGCGATGCCATCATGCCGGGCGAGAATCAGTTAACAGTCGAGGTCACCAATCTCTGGATCAATCGCCTTGTCGGAGACGCAAAGCTTCCTGACACGAGCGGTTACGACGTCAGGCAGCCGCTGATGCCTGACTGGTACAGCAACAATCAAAAGCCACCGGACAGTCAGCGTTTGACGTTTACGACATATCCGCACGTAAAGGCATCCGATTCGCTTGTGCCGTCGGGGCTGATCGGGCCGGTTCGCCTTTTCACAAAGAAAACCAACGCGTTGGATTAA
- a CDS encoding FecR domain-containing protein, which produces MMQKKPSQVDEFERQVVRFQAGAMTQEEINAFESQLRTDERKRLIYLRIEKQSAEIARLMKRQINLHGGSCDRVVVLPQRNWLSHPTTRKSIWIGITVAIALVITWASVPEQGQQRPELTEPIRLASSSARITYSDNATWSSANAGAPVAGVDLKTRTSYHLTSGSVRLQMAGGGIVSLEGPSAFKILDQQQIDLIHGRMAAWSPNETNGLTVQVGNLGIRDPGTAFGVYAAARKDVELSVFDGSLELELRPTESRLDSQRPPERSTKTISEGEAVTISRDASTANSIEFDSEPYAQLWPLTVGIDSVSHLIDFVPPQTGFKLAALASDDRLFLFPERLNLTLTAPMAVDLARDPDAKQAVTWPKFEQDSDVPVVPAGRVLSSYLLVFRPKTKDRSTYRSLSGSITFEKPIAAVSVRGKRLELSERIFGRPDVDYDSWRRRSLEDRASGIAKAPADRIAISADGHRLNFELNVDFNPDHIRVLVDHTAGQGEQ; this is translated from the coding sequence ATGATGCAAAAGAAACCAAGCCAAGTTGATGAGTTTGAAAGACAGGTTGTTCGGTTCCAGGCCGGAGCGATGACGCAAGAAGAGATCAATGCATTTGAATCGCAGCTTCGAACCGATGAACGTAAACGATTAATCTATCTTCGGATCGAAAAGCAATCAGCCGAGATTGCCCGACTGATGAAGCGACAGATCAACCTCCATGGTGGTTCATGCGATCGAGTGGTTGTCCTTCCGCAACGCAACTGGCTCAGCCATCCGACGACGCGAAAATCGATTTGGATTGGCATCACCGTCGCGATTGCGTTGGTCATCACGTGGGCCAGTGTGCCAGAGCAAGGACAGCAACGCCCCGAACTGACCGAGCCAATTCGCCTGGCTTCATCGTCGGCAAGGATTACCTACTCCGACAACGCAACTTGGTCCAGTGCAAACGCGGGAGCTCCTGTCGCGGGTGTCGACTTAAAAACGCGTACCAGCTATCACCTGACCAGTGGTTCGGTCCGCCTGCAGATGGCGGGTGGCGGAATCGTCTCATTGGAAGGTCCTTCAGCGTTTAAGATTCTTGACCAGCAACAAATCGATCTGATCCACGGTCGGATGGCGGCATGGTCCCCCAATGAAACAAACGGACTGACCGTCCAGGTGGGAAACCTTGGGATTCGTGATCCGGGAACCGCGTTTGGCGTCTATGCAGCGGCAAGGAAAGACGTCGAACTATCTGTCTTTGACGGAAGCCTGGAACTGGAGCTTCGCCCCACCGAGTCAAGATTGGACTCACAGCGACCTCCCGAGCGGTCGACGAAGACCATTTCCGAGGGCGAAGCCGTTACGATTTCCCGCGACGCTTCGACGGCCAATTCGATCGAGTTTGATTCAGAGCCTTATGCTCAGCTATGGCCGTTGACCGTTGGAATCGACAGCGTTTCCCATCTCATTGACTTCGTGCCACCGCAGACTGGTTTCAAGCTCGCGGCTCTTGCCAGTGATGACCGATTGTTCTTGTTTCCCGAACGTTTGAATCTGACGTTGACCGCCCCCATGGCGGTTGATTTGGCACGCGATCCGGATGCCAAGCAGGCGGTTACATGGCCAAAATTCGAGCAAGACTCCGATGTGCCTGTGGTTCCAGCTGGTCGTGTACTGAGCAGCTATTTGCTGGTGTTTCGGCCGAAGACAAAAGATCGGTCCACCTATCGGTCGCTTTCGGGTTCCATCACGTTTGAGAAGCCGATCGCAGCAGTAAGCGTCCGGGGAAAACGGCTCGAACTCTCCGAGCGAATCTTTGGACGTCCCGACGTTGATTACGATTCCTGGCGGAGGCGATCACTTGAAGACCGAGCGTCCGGCATCGCGAAAGCTCCCGCCGATCGGATTGCGATCAGCGCCGACGGACATCGACTCAATTTTGAACTCAACGTCGATTTCAACCCGGATCACATTCGGGTGCTCGTGGATCATACAGCAGGCCAAGGCGAGCAATGA
- a CDS encoding RNA polymerase sigma factor, producing MSDFQNLTPEQVTKHLLHEQASLTAYAYAVTHNYHLAEDVFQDVCVKAVSQCDHFDSLEHLSNWFRTSSRNHAITLIRSKEGRYVGLSPEMLATMEGEWAKTNTAGDYRSEALNGCLEHLPAKSQKIMAMRYQENRSGEEIAEFMGTKVDSAYQAITRIHRALRDCVGQRLRMEP from the coding sequence ATGAGCGATTTCCAAAACTTAACTCCCGAACAAGTCACCAAACATCTGCTTCACGAGCAGGCGTCGCTGACCGCCTATGCGTACGCAGTGACCCACAATTACCATCTTGCGGAGGACGTGTTTCAGGACGTGTGTGTGAAGGCGGTTTCCCAATGCGATCACTTTGATTCGCTTGAACACCTTTCCAATTGGTTCCGCACGAGCTCCCGAAACCACGCCATCACCCTTATTCGATCCAAGGAGGGACGCTACGTTGGACTTTCGCCAGAAATGCTTGCCACCATGGAAGGCGAGTGGGCGAAGACGAACACAGCCGGAGACTACCGATCCGAGGCGCTCAACGGATGCCTTGAACACCTGCCGGCGAAGAGTCAAAAAATAATGGCGATGCGTTATCAGGAGAATCGAAGCGGAGAAGAGATTGCCGAGTTCATGGGAACGAAGGTGGACTCGGCGTACCAGGCCATCACACGCATTCATCGTGCACTGCGAGACTGCGTCGGGCAACGACTGAGAATGGAGCCATGA
- a CDS encoding ThiF family adenylyltransferase — MARNGVGGIMTEAQDRFVRQSALVPADRLSGLAVTVIGVGAIGRQVALQLASIGVRRIQLVDFDTVEKTNVTTQGYLASDIGKTKVAATSQAIEQIDPMIKIDKVVDRYRAKQSTGDVMFCCVDSITARSAIWRSVRGRVELFVDGRMLGEVIRVLAAHNVPSSDHYANTLFTAADAQQGTCTSHGTIYAASIAAGLMVHQFTRWLRNLPLDQDTTLNLLAGELSAVLPNPIPT; from the coding sequence ATGGCACGCAACGGAGTGGGTGGCATCATGACGGAGGCTCAAGATCGCTTTGTTCGCCAATCTGCTCTCGTCCCGGCAGACCGCTTGTCAGGGCTTGCAGTCACGGTGATCGGAGTCGGAGCCATCGGACGCCAGGTTGCGTTGCAGCTGGCGTCGATCGGCGTTCGCCGAATTCAACTGGTCGACTTCGACACGGTTGAAAAGACCAATGTCACGACACAAGGCTACCTTGCGTCCGACATCGGCAAGACAAAAGTGGCGGCAACGTCACAGGCGATCGAACAGATTGATCCCATGATCAAGATCGACAAGGTTGTCGATCGCTACCGAGCGAAGCAGAGCACTGGCGACGTGATGTTCTGCTGTGTCGACTCGATCACCGCACGCTCCGCCATTTGGCGGAGCGTGCGGGGGCGAGTCGAACTGTTTGTTGACGGACGGATGTTAGGCGAAGTCATTCGCGTGCTAGCCGCTCACAACGTCCCCTCGTCGGATCACTACGCAAACACGTTGTTCACCGCTGCAGATGCCCAGCAGGGCACCTGCACGTCACACGGCACGATCTACGCCGCTTCGATCGCAGCAGGGCTGATGGTCCACCAGTTCACACGCTGGCTGCGGAATCTGCCACTCGATCAAGACACCACGCTGAATCTGCTCGCCGGTGAGCTTTCGGCTGTTCTCCCCAATCCTATCCCTACCTGA
- a CDS encoding family 78 glycoside hydrolase catalytic domain encodes MYLHRIFQLAIVVGTLCLCSSPSCLANEKPWGLQCEWETKPLNVENGTPRLSWKSEVARQTAYQIQVASSAEKLEANSGDHWDSGKVNRSESVCIEYRGSPLSSRQVCHWRVRVWSDAQTEAGPWSEVATWEMGLLQPSDWQAKWIRAGELNPAKETPALRHWYVLAGHTLDKNDQPTRVGEERLRKMVPATWFRKSFEVTQPIAKARLYSTAAGYVEVFLDGEPISDRIMNPGQTDFDRRILYDVDAVEDRLTPSDHVLTAHLGQGFYGQNAGFGTKFDYGDPQVLLQLEITYADGTRQTIATDTTWLTLPSSVIKNNVYAGEFKDSSFEKDQWIHAIESSEVPTQKLEAQRQPAVRVVRDLKPVAILEPKPGVYVYDFGQNFTGVVTLDMRDAPLPARTGVFLRYAEWADKNGSIDQSSDGSFATGIHQVDAFVTGDREANLYTPAFTWHGFRYVEVTGIPSGESLPSPQWMDRKPSLEMLTGHLVRSGVATRGKFECSDPHLNRVHETALWTYESNLISLPSDCPIRERCGWTGDAHATLTMSNLNFDMAALWEKYLGDFETSPHVSPAIVPGKRGGNSHPDWAVAQVLIAWERYLHDGDEQTLTQHYRRMQRFLDHFWSKRNEDGIITSGYGDWCDPVRKPGQPREGGRGTPQQTPPAITSTALFVYAADLMSRIAAMVGEPNTSQTYRDWRDQAARSFHAVFFDSQSQTYGSQTADAMALSFGIVPASDQAAVARSLNRDVLDNWKGHASVGALGHRWLYPALSDAGYGETALGTFYAQGHPGYFYLFDELRGTSLWERKGAFDPATMTAPVRSLSHPFQGGYDAWFYQGLGGIRPDPQAAGYKHFFLHPCFAKPLDWVRVDFDSRYGPIQSHWARESIDGVEKIRWTIAVPPNTSATIHLSGNENDGRLLEPGQHVLLIR; translated from the coding sequence ATGTATCTTCATCGCATTTTTCAACTCGCCATCGTGGTGGGAACCCTGTGCCTATGCTCATCTCCGAGTTGCTTGGCCAACGAAAAACCATGGGGTCTCCAGTGCGAGTGGGAGACGAAGCCTCTGAATGTTGAAAACGGTACTCCGAGGCTGTCGTGGAAATCCGAAGTTGCCCGTCAAACGGCCTATCAGATTCAAGTGGCATCCAGTGCAGAGAAGCTCGAAGCAAACTCAGGCGATCATTGGGACAGCGGAAAGGTGAATCGATCCGAGTCGGTTTGCATTGAATACCGGGGAAGCCCGCTTTCATCGCGTCAGGTTTGCCATTGGCGCGTCCGTGTTTGGAGTGATGCTCAGACGGAAGCCGGACCGTGGAGCGAAGTCGCAACCTGGGAGATGGGCCTGCTGCAACCAAGCGACTGGCAAGCAAAATGGATTCGTGCTGGCGAGCTCAACCCGGCGAAGGAGACGCCCGCGCTCAGGCACTGGTACGTGCTGGCGGGACACACACTGGACAAGAACGACCAGCCAACTCGCGTTGGCGAAGAACGGCTGAGAAAGATGGTGCCCGCGACTTGGTTTCGCAAGTCGTTTGAGGTGACTCAGCCGATCGCAAAAGCGAGGCTTTACAGCACTGCCGCCGGATATGTCGAAGTGTTTCTCGACGGCGAACCCATCAGTGACCGGATCATGAATCCGGGACAGACCGATTTTGATCGTCGGATTCTTTATGACGTTGATGCGGTGGAAGATCGATTAACGCCAAGCGACCACGTGCTGACCGCACATCTGGGGCAAGGTTTCTACGGTCAGAACGCCGGGTTTGGAACCAAGTTCGACTACGGTGATCCTCAAGTCTTGCTGCAATTGGAAATCACGTACGCCGACGGAACTCGGCAAACCATCGCCACCGATACGACGTGGTTGACCCTCCCATCATCGGTCATCAAGAACAACGTGTATGCGGGAGAGTTCAAGGACTCGAGCTTCGAGAAAGACCAATGGATTCACGCAATCGAATCCTCGGAGGTCCCCACACAGAAGCTTGAGGCACAACGACAACCGGCTGTTCGCGTGGTCCGGGATCTCAAGCCGGTCGCGATCCTGGAGCCGAAACCCGGAGTCTATGTTTACGATTTTGGACAGAACTTCACGGGTGTCGTCACACTTGATATGCGTGACGCGCCTTTGCCGGCGCGAACCGGTGTCTTCTTGCGGTACGCCGAGTGGGCCGATAAGAACGGCAGCATCGATCAGAGCAGTGACGGTTCTTTTGCCACCGGTATTCATCAAGTGGATGCGTTCGTCACGGGCGATCGTGAAGCGAATCTTTACACCCCCGCATTTACCTGGCATGGGTTCCGCTATGTCGAAGTCACGGGCATTCCCAGCGGCGAATCATTACCATCGCCACAATGGATGGATCGAAAGCCGTCGCTCGAGATGCTGACCGGGCATTTGGTGCGCAGCGGGGTGGCGACGCGGGGCAAGTTTGAATGCTCGGATCCCCATTTGAATCGCGTGCACGAGACCGCGCTTTGGACTTACGAATCCAATCTGATTAGCCTGCCATCGGACTGTCCGATTCGTGAACGTTGCGGTTGGACCGGCGACGCGCACGCAACTCTGACGATGTCAAATCTTAACTTTGATATGGCAGCGTTGTGGGAGAAATACCTTGGCGATTTTGAAACGAGCCCGCACGTCAGCCCCGCGATTGTGCCAGGAAAGCGTGGCGGCAATAGCCATCCCGATTGGGCCGTTGCGCAAGTTTTGATCGCTTGGGAGCGATACCTGCACGACGGTGACGAACAAACGTTGACGCAACACTATCGGCGGATGCAACGTTTCCTCGATCACTTTTGGTCCAAACGCAACGAGGACGGGATCATCACATCGGGCTACGGCGATTGGTGCGATCCGGTACGAAAACCCGGACAACCGCGTGAAGGCGGGCGCGGAACACCCCAGCAAACACCACCCGCGATTACGTCGACGGCTCTGTTCGTGTATGCCGCCGATTTGATGAGTCGGATCGCGGCGATGGTGGGTGAGCCCAACACTTCACAGACCTACCGCGACTGGCGAGACCAAGCCGCACGGTCATTCCACGCTGTTTTTTTTGATTCTCAATCGCAGACCTATGGCAGCCAAACTGCTGACGCGATGGCATTGTCGTTCGGCATCGTACCGGCATCGGATCAAGCCGCGGTCGCACGATCACTCAATCGAGATGTTCTTGATAACTGGAAAGGCCACGCATCGGTCGGTGCACTCGGGCATCGCTGGCTTTATCCTGCGCTCAGCGATGCGGGTTATGGCGAAACGGCGCTCGGGACTTTCTATGCGCAAGGTCATCCCGGATATTTCTATCTGTTTGATGAATTACGTGGAACCAGTTTGTGGGAACGCAAGGGAGCGTTTGATCCGGCCACGATGACCGCCCCGGTTCGATCACTAAGCCATCCCTTTCAAGGCGGTTATGATGCCTGGTTCTATCAAGGACTCGGCGGGATTCGCCCCGATCCTCAAGCTGCTGGGTACAAGCACTTCTTTTTGCATCCCTGTTTCGCAAAGCCTCTCGATTGGGTCCGAGTGGACTTCGACTCTCGGTACGGACCGATCCAAAGTCATTGGGCTCGTGAATCAATTGACGGAGTCGAGAAGATTCGATGGACAATCGCCGTTCCGCCGAACACCTCCGCGACGATCCATCTTTCAGGAAATGAAAACGATGGTCGCCTCCTGGAACCTGGCCAACACGTTTTGTTGATTCGTTAA